One window from the genome of Ktedonobacterales bacterium encodes:
- a CDS encoding phage antirepressor N-terminal domain-containing protein, with amino-acid sequence MSDILLAQVSLPGCIYPMQAVQLPDGSRGATVRSICLALSLDYPGQYQRIRRTPSLMEALHTITLDTTGGPQEADVLPGWCITIWLAGIQLKRLPASKRALIRFVQQKVVLLIENAFTSRKAAPSAPASEPPPGVVNQIREGFSLLTESFIRLATEHQDLEERVTTLEGGPARHAMIAFSPQRLAHLYLLARQLRASQGLPIGETLAGLADHFEVEDISDLPDSAWPAVLTWFDSLR; translated from the coding sequence ATGTCTGACATTTTGCTAGCCCAGGTATCACTCCCTGGATGTATTTATCCCATGCAGGCAGTCCAATTGCCCGATGGAAGCAGGGGGGCAACAGTGCGCTCTATCTGCCTGGCTCTTTCGCTCGATTACCCTGGACAATATCAACGCATTCGCCGCACTCCCAGCCTCATGGAAGCCCTTCATACGATCACCTTAGATACCACTGGCGGACCCCAAGAGGCTGACGTACTGCCAGGCTGGTGCATTACTATCTGGCTAGCTGGGATACAACTCAAACGTCTTCCCGCTTCAAAGCGAGCATTGATACGTTTCGTGCAACAAAAAGTTGTCCTGCTTATAGAGAACGCCTTTACCAGCCGTAAGGCTGCCCCATCTGCCCCTGCCTCTGAACCACCTCCAGGTGTCGTGAACCAGATTAGAGAAGGGTTTTCACTGCTTACCGAGAGCTTCATCAGACTAGCAACTGAACACCAAGACCTCGAAGAGCGCGTCACCACGCTGGAAGGCGGGCCAGCACGGCACGCCATGATCGCCTTCTCTCCGCAGCGCCTGGCGCATCTCTATCTACTGGCGCGCCAGCTACGCGCCAGCCAGGGCCTGCCCATCGGTGAAACGCTGGCCGGGCTGGCCGACCACTTCGAGGTGGAGGACATTTCCGACCTGCCCGATAGCGCCTGGCCTGCCGTCCTCACCTGGTTCGACAGTCTGCGCTAG
- a CDS encoding RNA polymerase sigma factor, giving the protein MSRSAQDPMSPEANRLPTDSELVAQARRGDSRAFDELCQRYYERIGLFLVRMVGNDEVSHELTQETFLKAWQGLSGLRDDARFLSWLYRIATNMARDFQRRARLIHWLPWEEYAARGGTETMSKAGPEQQVEESELLKQALARVSVMYRACLILYVVEDLPQPQIAERLGIKASSVSNYVSRGLAELRQTYLRLAAEQEHPTRKGKSHD; this is encoded by the coding sequence ATGTCGCGCTCGGCGCAAGACCCAATGTCACCGGAGGCCAACAGATTGCCCACGGACAGCGAACTGGTCGCGCAGGCGCGCCGGGGAGACTCGCGGGCCTTTGACGAGTTGTGCCAACGCTATTACGAGCGCATCGGGCTGTTTCTGGTTCGGATGGTGGGCAACGATGAGGTGAGCCACGAACTGACCCAGGAGACGTTTCTGAAAGCCTGGCAGGGGTTGTCAGGCTTGCGCGATGACGCGCGCTTTCTGAGCTGGCTCTATCGCATCGCCACGAATATGGCGCGTGACTTTCAGCGCCGCGCGCGGCTCATCCACTGGCTGCCCTGGGAGGAGTACGCGGCGCGCGGGGGGACGGAGACGATGAGCAAAGCTGGACCGGAGCAGCAGGTGGAGGAGTCTGAACTGCTCAAGCAAGCACTGGCGCGTGTTTCGGTGATGTATCGGGCATGCCTGATCTTATACGTGGTGGAAGACCTGCCACAGCCGCAGATTGCCGAGCGATTGGGCATCAAGGCGTCCTCAGTGAGCAACTATGTGAGTCGTGGGCTGGCGGAACTGCGCCAGACGTATCTGCGGCTGGCAGCCGAGCAAGAGCATCCCACAAGAAAGGGCAAGAGCCATGACTAA
- a CDS encoding YbaK/EbsC family protein has protein sequence MQCKERLEDYLHKQQVPFQVQQHPRVFTAQDVAATEHIPGKLVAKVVIVFADNKMIMLALPAPYRVNFAHLSQSLGASNVRLADEIELGAAFPDCEVGAMPPFGNLYNLPVYVEKRLAEDDTIVFPLGTHTETMRLKYTDFERLVNPTLAEFAHPAQEALR, from the coding sequence ATGCAATGCAAAGAAAGGCTGGAGGACTACCTCCACAAGCAGCAGGTTCCCTTCCAGGTGCAGCAGCACCCAAGAGTCTTCACCGCTCAGGATGTCGCTGCCACCGAGCATATCCCTGGGAAACTCGTCGCCAAAGTCGTCATCGTCTTCGCCGATAACAAGATGATCATGCTGGCCTTGCCCGCCCCCTACCGCGTCAATTTCGCCCACCTCAGCCAGTCCCTGGGGGCCAGCAACGTCCGTCTGGCCGATGAAATAGAACTCGGCGCGGCCTTCCCCGATTGCGAGGTCGGCGCCATGCCCCCCTTCGGCAACCTGTATAACCTGCCTGTCTACGTCGAAAAGCGCCTGGCCGAAGACGACACCATCGTCTTCCCCCTTGGCACACACACCGAAACCATGCGCCTCAAATACACCGACTTCGAGCGGCTGGTCAACCCCACCCTGGCCGAGTTTGCCCACCCCGCTCAGGAAGCCCTCCGCTAG
- a CDS encoding aspartate aminotransferase family protein — MATPTKPQTEQRDWFALEKQYYQGTFTRQPVAFVRGEGARVWDADGRSYLDFVAGIAVNILGHCHPAVVNAVCDQAKQLIHVSNLYVNTRQVELAELLYHKSGGMRAFFSNSGAEANEGAIKLARKFGRLHRNGAYEIISMNRSFHGRTLATTSATGQAKYQETWVPLADGFKQVDFNDLDALKAATSAKTVGVLIEPVQGEGGIFPADTGYLQGVRAWCDEQNLVMIADEVQAGMGRTGKFFSWEHYGIQPDIVTMAKGLAGGVPIGAMLAAPRADLFGPGDHGTTFGGNPLASAAGVATIRAIDEFHLVENAAAQGDYLKGRLLALKETYPFITEVRAIGLMNALDVQGDLAPAIVKAALERGLLLNNVGNTTLRMIPPLILSRAEIDEGLGLLDGVLREVSKV; from the coding sequence ATGGCAACACCCACGAAACCACAGACGGAGCAGCGCGATTGGTTTGCGCTGGAAAAGCAGTATTATCAGGGGACGTTTACGCGCCAGCCGGTGGCTTTTGTGCGCGGCGAGGGCGCGCGCGTCTGGGACGCCGACGGACGCTCCTATCTTGATTTTGTGGCGGGCATCGCGGTGAATATCCTGGGCCACTGTCACCCGGCGGTGGTCAACGCGGTGTGCGACCAGGCGAAACAATTGATTCATGTCTCGAACCTGTATGTGAATACGCGCCAGGTGGAACTGGCGGAACTGCTGTATCACAAGAGCGGCGGGATGCGGGCGTTCTTTTCTAACAGCGGCGCGGAGGCCAACGAGGGGGCGATCAAGCTGGCGCGTAAGTTTGGGCGGCTGCATCGCAACGGGGCGTATGAGATCATCAGCATGAACCGCAGCTTTCACGGGCGCACGCTGGCGACGACTTCGGCGACGGGGCAGGCGAAATATCAGGAGACGTGGGTTCCGCTGGCGGATGGCTTCAAGCAGGTTGATTTCAACGATCTGGATGCGCTGAAGGCGGCGACGAGCGCGAAGACGGTTGGGGTGCTGATCGAGCCGGTGCAGGGCGAGGGCGGCATTTTCCCCGCCGATACGGGCTATCTGCAAGGGGTGCGCGCGTGGTGCGACGAGCAGAATCTGGTGATGATTGCCGATGAGGTGCAGGCGGGGATGGGCCGAACGGGCAAGTTCTTTAGCTGGGAGCATTACGGCATTCAGCCCGATATTGTGACGATGGCAAAGGGCCTGGCGGGCGGCGTGCCGATTGGAGCGATGCTGGCCGCGCCGCGAGCCGATCTGTTTGGGCCGGGGGATCACGGCACGACGTTTGGGGGGAATCCGCTGGCGAGCGCGGCGGGGGTGGCGACGATTCGGGCCATTGATGAGTTTCATCTGGTGGAGAATGCGGCGGCGCAGGGTGACTATCTGAAGGGCAGGCTGCTGGCGCTCAAGGAAACCTATCCCTTTATCACGGAGGTGCGGGCGATTGGCCTGATGAACGCGCTGGACGTGCAGGGCGATCTGGCTCCGGCCATTGTGAAGGCTGCTCTGGAGCGTGGCCTGCTGCTCAATAACGTTGGAAACACGACGCTCCGCATGATTCCGCCGCTGATCCTGAGCCGCGCTGAGATTGACGAGGGGCTTGGTCTGCTGGATGGGGTGCTGAGAGAGGTCAGCAAGGTCTGA
- a CDS encoding serine/threonine-protein kinase: MAGLEGQILGGCRIIKRLGAGGMGQVYLGEQVRLGREVAVKVVRPPRGGSSEDGNAPMLADAPERFKLEARAIAALEHPNILQVHEFGIENELMYLVMPLMPDGSLFDAMRPGGSKRRLHLPLTPTQAAPLIFQAASALQYAHQHNIIHRDVKPENFLVRVGRDGMLELFLADFGLVKEYNPESNTNTLAVGTADYVAPEQIEGHPVPASDQYALGVMAYEMLAGRLPFTGAVAEVALNHLHDEPPPPRRFNPAIPVEIEQVILRAMRKKAQDRWPSVMEFARAYSEVLKKLEQRKQGDKHIEDEPTVHLPPVALPHQGKPPADYETQVTPLPPTPAQPSRAAQQQKPTPQTRPVQSYPSQSYSPANPPPGPYAPPAGGQPWGPPGPANTPAGAAPGWGNAQAAYQQGKAGSGKRGSPLLRVFLVILGIVIVFGVVAAVAVAINLGK; encoded by the coding sequence ATGGCGGGACTGGAGGGGCAGATATTGGGTGGCTGCCGGATTATCAAGCGCCTGGGGGCAGGCGGGATGGGTCAGGTGTATCTGGGGGAGCAGGTGCGGCTGGGGCGCGAGGTTGCTGTGAAGGTGGTGCGCCCGCCGCGCGGCGGCTCGTCTGAGGATGGGAACGCGCCGATGCTGGCAGATGCGCCGGAGCGTTTTAAGCTGGAGGCGCGGGCGATTGCGGCGCTGGAGCATCCGAATATTTTGCAGGTGCATGAGTTCGGTATTGAGAATGAACTGATGTATCTGGTGATGCCGCTGATGCCCGATGGGTCGCTTTTCGATGCGATGCGGCCTGGCGGCTCGAAACGCCGGTTGCATTTGCCGCTGACGCCGACGCAGGCGGCTCCGTTAATTTTCCAGGCGGCTTCGGCGCTGCAATATGCCCACCAGCACAATATTATTCACCGCGATGTGAAGCCGGAGAACTTTCTGGTGCGGGTGGGCCGCGATGGGATGCTGGAGTTGTTTCTGGCGGATTTTGGGCTGGTGAAGGAGTATAATCCAGAGTCCAATACGAATACGCTGGCGGTGGGTACCGCCGATTACGTGGCGCCGGAGCAGATCGAGGGGCATCCGGTCCCTGCGAGCGATCAATACGCGCTGGGGGTGATGGCGTATGAGATGCTGGCAGGTCGGCTGCCGTTTACGGGCGCGGTGGCGGAGGTGGCGCTGAATCATTTGCACGATGAGCCGCCGCCGCCGAGGCGTTTCAATCCGGCGATTCCGGTGGAGATCGAGCAGGTGATTTTGCGGGCGATGCGCAAGAAGGCGCAGGACCGCTGGCCGTCGGTGATGGAGTTTGCTCGCGCGTACAGCGAGGTGCTGAAGAAGTTGGAGCAGCGCAAGCAAGGGGATAAGCATATTGAGGATGAGCCGACGGTGCATCTGCCGCCGGTTGCGCTGCCGCATCAGGGCAAGCCGCCTGCGGATTATGAGACGCAGGTAACGCCGCTGCCTCCGACGCCTGCCCAGCCGTCGCGGGCGGCGCAGCAGCAGAAGCCAACACCCCAGACGAGGCCCGTTCAGAGCTATCCGTCACAGTCATATAGTCCGGCGAATCCACCGCCCGGGCCATATGCTCCGCCCGCCGGAGGGCAGCCCTGGGGGCCGCCTGGGCCTGCGAACACGCCTGCGGGCGCTGCGCCGGGCTGGGGGAATGCTCAGGCTGCTTACCAGCAGGGCAAAGCGGGGTCTGGGAAGCGCGGGTCGCCGCTGCTGCGGGTGTTTCTGGTGATCCTGGGGATTGTGATTGTGTTTGGGGTTGTTGCGGCGGTGGCGGTGGCGATCAATCTTGGGAAGTGA
- a CDS encoding zf-HC2 domain-containing protein: protein MTNLLPCMEWAEKLALKPADLAPEEYAALKTHLAACPGCAATYADYRMLMTRLRALPRPALPPLAPLAADIATGPEVQGEADGVYDGAGSQLRSLPEATSARAPGPLAPARRRIWPQGLSAIAAALLLTALVGSLVAVLLNRGQGSTFTLRSGWAEIAVFSGVGSKTFTTPDLTLPYLWGTSFTCTGSDSVRILAVGQLSGDFGGGPCTSDSSALLSPQDVHFDFLTFQIVTLQVIASSDTHWALQVAQAVIQPTKPGPEWLEGIGDAGRGNVEAYGVPIFLDGTGQPLEAKTWGIVFGCFGPGRSSIQFEPDIGTISMPPCDGRAKLIKIQYPSATHIESYKLRATGDILWYALIVGCADEQKCGA from the coding sequence ATGACTAACCTGTTACCTTGTATGGAGTGGGCGGAAAAGCTTGCCCTGAAGCCAGCAGACCTTGCGCCAGAGGAATACGCGGCGCTGAAGACGCACCTTGCTGCATGCCCCGGCTGCGCGGCCACGTATGCCGATTATCGGATGCTGATGACGCGCCTGCGCGCGCTGCCGCGCCCGGCGCTGCCGCCGCTGGCCCCGCTGGCGGCTGACATTGCGACAGGGCCAGAGGTTCAGGGAGAGGCCGATGGCGTTTACGATGGCGCAGGCAGCCAACTGCGCTCGCTGCCAGAAGCCACGAGCGCGCGGGCGCCAGGGCCGCTGGCGCCCGCCAGGCGGAGAATCTGGCCCCAGGGGCTGAGCGCCATCGCGGCGGCGCTGCTGCTGACGGCGCTGGTTGGCTCGCTGGTGGCTGTGTTACTGAATCGGGGCCAGGGAAGCACATTTACACTTCGATCTGGCTGGGCAGAGATCGCGGTGTTCAGCGGGGTAGGGAGCAAGACATTTACTACGCCAGACCTCACTCTCCCCTATCTGTGGGGAACCTCCTTTACCTGTACAGGAAGCGACAGCGTGAGAATCCTCGCTGTCGGGCAACTATCCGGTGATTTTGGTGGAGGGCCATGTACATCTGATTCTAGCGCGCTGCTTTCCCCGCAAGATGTCCACTTTGATTTTTTGACCTTTCAGATCGTTACCCTCCAGGTAATCGCCAGCAGCGATACGCACTGGGCGCTGCAAGTGGCGCAAGCCGTGATACAGCCTACCAAGCCAGGCCCAGAATGGCTTGAAGGCATCGGCGATGCTGGCAGAGGTAACGTCGAAGCTTATGGCGTGCCAATATTCCTGGATGGTACTGGGCAGCCGCTTGAGGCGAAAACATGGGGGATCGTGTTTGGCTGTTTTGGGCCAGGCCGCAGTTCCATTCAGTTTGAGCCTGACATTGGAACGATCAGCATGCCCCCATGCGATGGGCGGGCAAAGCTCATCAAAATACAGTATCCTTCAGCCACTCATATAGAATCATATAAACTGCGCGCCACTGGCGATATACTCTGGTATGCCCTGATCGTGGGCTGCGCGGATGAGCAGAAGTGTGGGGCATAG
- the lepB gene encoding signal peptidase I: MSGRHRFIVCLLVLLALSALGGCNLTGPAACQSFTIPNAAMEPTYNEGQLVVIDTQAYASAKPKRGQIVIAQEPPNSGQQEALRVIGLPGETVRLSETQTFINGTLLTEPFVLHRGTQQPQEVTLAADQYFLMGDNRPESRDSRDFGPTPLKAIAAEVGTNVCPNN, translated from the coding sequence ATGAGCGGGCGTCATAGGTTCATCGTCTGCCTGCTTGTTTTGCTGGCGCTGAGCGCGCTGGGGGGGTGCAATCTGACTGGCCCGGCGGCGTGCCAGAGCTTTACGATCCCGAACGCTGCGATGGAGCCGACGTATAACGAGGGGCAGCTTGTGGTGATTGATACGCAGGCGTATGCTTCGGCCAAACCAAAGCGCGGCCAGATTGTGATTGCGCAGGAGCCGCCCAACAGCGGCCAGCAGGAGGCGCTGCGCGTCATTGGCCTGCCCGGCGAGACGGTGCGGCTGAGCGAGACGCAGACGTTCATTAACGGGACGCTGCTCACCGAGCCGTTTGTGCTGCATCGCGGCACGCAGCAGCCGCAGGAAGTGACGCTGGCAGCCGATCAGTATTTTCTGATGGGCGATAACCGCCCGGAAAGCCGGGACTCGCGGGACTTCGGGCCGACGCCTCTGAAGGCGATTGCGGCTGAAGTCGGGACGAACGTGTGTCCGAATAATTAG
- a CDS encoding DinB family protein, giving the protein MAEDNFTLTTFYTSWKAYQDHIKGALAPLTAEQLELRAAPHLRSIGENALHIIGCRAGWFTYTLGEDFGADVKEYASWEVPEAPARTPAEIVQALDRTWQGMADCLARWSPDDMRQTFPDDWDGRPVHLARAWVVWHVMEHDLHHGGELSFTLGIHGIPADFPG; this is encoded by the coding sequence ATGGCTGAAGACAACTTCACGCTCACGACCTTCTACACCTCCTGGAAAGCGTACCAGGATCACATCAAAGGCGCGCTCGCGCCGCTCACCGCCGAGCAGCTTGAGCTGCGCGCCGCGCCTCACCTGCGCTCCATCGGCGAGAATGCTCTGCACATTATCGGCTGCCGCGCGGGCTGGTTCACCTATACCCTGGGCGAAGACTTTGGCGCCGACGTGAAGGAGTACGCGAGTTGGGAAGTTCCCGAAGCGCCCGCCCGAACGCCCGCCGAGATAGTGCAGGCTCTCGACCGCACCTGGCAGGGCATGGCCGATTGCCTGGCCCGCTGGAGTCCCGACGATATGCGACAAACCTTCCCCGACGACTGGGACGGCAGACCAGTCCACCTGGCGCGCGCCTGGGTCGTCTGGCATGTGATGGAGCATGACCTGCATCACGGCGGCGAGCTTTCGTTCACGCTGGGCATACACGGCATCCCGGCGGATTTCCCCGGCTAG